Below is a genomic region from Salvelinus sp. IW2-2015 linkage group LG18, ASM291031v2, whole genome shotgun sequence.
gtgtatatcccccccaagcagacaccctCGACGGCTCTGAAATAACTttattggactctatgtaaaatggaaaccacatatcctgaggctgcatttattgtagctggggattttaacaaggctaatctgaaaacaaggctccctaaattttatcagcatatcgaatgcacttttattgcttttctgactttcgtgaccatgctaatttggggctagctgttgtagcattgattgatacactcacaaaagcttggatttctttctctgtaaagcatattttcaaaatctgacacgataggtggattaacaacaagctaagctgtattttggtatatttcacttgtgattgcatgattataaatatttttagtcatatttttgaatttggcgccctgtcaCGRcctgaccagagttcttatgtgttgtgcttatGTGcctatgtgttgtgcttgttttagtgttggtcaggacgtgagctgggtgggaattctatgttgtgtgtctagtttgtctgtttctgtgttcagcctaatatggttctcaatcagaggcagctgtcaatcgttgtccctgattgagaatcatatataggtggcttgttttgtgttggggattgtgggtggttgtcttctgtctttgtgttctgcaccagataggactgttttcggttttcacatttattgttttgttgtttgtagtgttctcaCATTTCTCTATTAAattatgtttaacactagccgcgctgcgttttggtcctctccttcatcccaggaagaaagccgttacacgccctgcaattcagcggttgtttaggaaaatgatcccgtaatcgggatctgtgcgcagagaagttaagcttgagaccctgggtctcgaccccatcctgtgcaactgggtcttggactttctgaagggccacccccaggtggtgagggtaggaaacaacatctccaccccgctgatcctcaacactggggccccacaagagtgcgttctcagccctctcctgtactccctgttcacccatgactgcgtggccatgcacgcctccaactcaatcatcaagtttgcagacaacactacagtggtaggcttgattaccaacaacgacgagacggcatacagggaggaggtgagggccctcggagtgtggtgtcaggaaaataacttcacactcaacgtcaacaaaacaaaggagatgatcgtgggcttcaggaaacagcagagggagaacccCCTTATCcgcatcgacgggacagtagtggagaaggtggaaagttttaagttcctcggcgtacacatcatggacaaactgaaatggtccacccacacagacagcgtggtgaagaaggcgcaacagcgcctcttcaacctcaggaggctgaagaaatttggattgtcaccaaaaacactcacaaacttttacagatgcacattcgAGAGCagcaggctgtatcactgcctggtacggcaactgctccacccacaaccgtaaggctctccagagggtagtgaggtctgcacaacgcatcaccgggggcaaactacctgccctccaggacacctacaccacccaatgacacaggaaggccaaaaagatcatcaaggacaacaaccacccgagccactgcctgttcaccccgctatcatccagaaggcgaggtcagtacaggtgcatcaaagctgggaccgagagactgaaaaacagcttctctcaaccccatcagactgttaaacagccatcactaacattgagtggctgctgccaacatactgactcaaatctagctactttaataattaaaaattggatgtaataaatgtatcactagtcactttaaacaatgccactttatataatgtttacataccctacattactcatctcatatgtatatactgtactctatatcatctactgcatcttgcctatgccgtttgaccatcgctcatccatatatttatatgtacatattcttattcattcctttacacttgtaaggtagttgttgtgaaattgttagattactcgttagatattactgcacggtcggaactagaagcacaagcatttcactacactcgcattaacatctgctaaccatgtgtatgtgaccaataaaatttgatttgacatgattccatgtgtgttatttcatagttttgatgtcttcagtattattctacaatatagaagtAAGAAGTAAAATATATagaagtaaaataaagaaaaacccttgaatgaattggtgtgtccaaaattttgaccgGTACTCTATATATATTAGTTTGAgtgtaatgtgtatatttatggtgTATATACTGGGcacatttgtaaaagagacctacGTCtctatgtcttccctgttaaaataaaggttaaataaaaaataaactgtcagagtgctgaaagatctgatagaatggttgtttttattggggattttcaaatgaataattttcatattttacaaatgtttgtacTAATCTTATTTTTAGAggcaacaatatgtctgttttAAGTATCTGTTGTCAACTGATGGCTAACCCTCTTATGATCGATTTTTAGGGGGGGGGATCAAtattctgaaaaatatattttaaacactGCTCTGCAATATATGCTTAAACAATTTAAGTATTTGCAGTGCTAGACCTAAGGGATAATGTTTGCTTTATAAATGTTGCTTTATGTTCTAAATTtagaaaaacatgccaaaatgctaaAGATATTAGCCCTGGAGCTTTTAATAgtgctataaaacaaaacaaaaatacttttggaagtttgtattacatatttgaataatATGTCAATCAAGGCCATTAAACACTTGTTGGACAATAATTGTAAAAAGGAAATGGCTTTTATAGTGTCTTACATAGTTAAATGAATCCAGTTCGTTACATTTTatggaaaaaaaatacaaatacatggaGGTTGTTCCTTTACACCacttgtcaaactcattccacggatgGCTGATTatctgcaggtttttgctcctcccttgtacttgattgaggaATTAatgtcactgattagtaaggaactgcCCTCACCTGGTTGCAAAATATACTGTCTTCCCTTGCTCAGACCTTGCGGGGGGCCCTGTGAAACTGCGCTACACCACTATGTCGCTCAAGTCAGAATTTAGTGTCGCTCAAGTCAGAATTTAGCCTAAAAGGATGTTGACAATCATATAATTAGGAAAGTAGGACTTGAGATGGGAAAAAAACAAATGACCTCCAAATCCACAGCATCTTGCAGTAATGCATCTCTCATCCGATGGTttactgtgtatactgtagacTGTGCCATCCTCACATCCTCTAGTAAAGACAGAAAATGACGAGTTATGATAAAACTATCCACCTGTCGACTACTTCATGCACTACACAATATGCAGTCTATGCTTAAGCCACAGTATTATATAAATGGTCATAAATATGTGAAATGCCATTGGTATAGTGTTAAAGAAAATATTTGTGTCAAtgtaataaacatttaaaaacggGAAAGGTAGCCTATAACTGCAAAACTCCAGTTTTTTACTTCATGGCTCAATGATCTGACGGACAAGTGTAGGATATAACAACAAAAGTGATAAGCTAGCTAAAATGTCATCAACACAATTATCAGTCATCAACACAAATGTGGgtgaattatttttgttgttttaccATGTGTGTAGCCTCATACAATAATCACAAAGAAAGACAGAggtacattgcattcggaaagtattcagaccccttccaaattttcttacgttacattacattgttttttcccctcatcaatctacacacaataccacataatgacaaaccaaaaacaggttttcattaatgttagcaaatgtatagaaaaaaacggaaatatcacatttacataagtattcaaacccttgactcagtactttgttgaagcacctttggcagtgattacagcctcgggtcttctttggtatgacactatttggggagtttctcccattattctatgcagatcctctcaagctctgtcaggttggatagggagcgttgcagcacagctattttcaggtctccagagatgttcgattgggttcaagtccggtctctggctggctactcaaggacattcagagacttgtcccgaagccactcctgcattgtcttggctgtgttcttagggtcgttgtcctgttggaaggtgaaccttcgccccagtcttaggttctgagtgctctggagcagatttttatcaaggatctctcagtactttgctcccgtcatctttccctcgatcctgactagtctcccagtccctgccgctgaaaaacatccccacaccataatgctgccatccccatgctccaccgtagggatggtgccaggtttcctctagacgtgacgcttgtcattcaggccaaatagttcaatcttggtttcattagaccagagaatcttgtttctcatagtctgagagtctttaggtgtcttttggcaaactccaagcgggctttcatgtgccttttgttctgaggagtggcttccgtctggccactctaccataaaggcctgKttggtggagtgctgcagagatggttgtccttctggaatgttttcccaactccacagagaaactctggagctctgtcagagtaaccatcgggttcttggtcaccttgccaggcggccagctctagaaagagtcttggtggttgcaatcttcttccatttaagaatgttggaggccaatGCTGCAAAAAaggttggtacccttccccagatctgtgtcttaatacaatcctgtcttggagctcgatggacaattccttcgacctcatggattggtttttgctctgaaatgcactgtcaactgtggaacattatatagacaggtgtgcctttccaattcatgtccaatcaattaaattgactacaggtggagtccaatcaagttgtagaatcatctcaaggatgatcaatggaaacaggatacaactaagctcaattttgagtctcatagcaaagggtctgaatacttatctaaataaggtatttctgttttttatttttaataaatgttctaaaattcctaaaaacctgttttcgctttgtcgttatggggtattgtgtgtagattgatgagtgaaaaatgtatttaatacatttttcacaaggctgtaacataacaaaatgtggaaaaagtcaagggggtctgaatactttctgaatgcactgtatttgtccTTATACTTAGGTTATTCAATGATAATAAACCATCTGAGATAGTCATCACCATCCTGAGTCTAGGCTACATAGTCCTGGGTTGCCAGATTGAAGACATTGTTTTCTGTCTGAGAACGACACCCCTTCATCGCCTTTCGAATTTCATTTTGTacctgaaaaaacaaaacaataaagttaTTGATTTTGTAGCCTATTATTTGTTGTGAATGTAATTATGATTAATTAAATACTTCACAGGGTTAACAAAATGGCACATCTTACCTCTCCATTCAAGAAGCAGTACAACAATGCAACTATAAACCCCTGTAATTAAATGAAGCCGACTTAATAGTTGTTCACTATTTTAATATTTTCAGCCCTTTATGAGGAAAATAAAAGTTTTATCAGAAGGATATAAGTAACAGAGACATTTTATGCCAGTTTTCATTTAAACCTTTCCTATTGAGGTAATTATGAGTTATGAATCTGTTAAATTATTAATAATATTGATATCAGATCAATTGAATATTGAAAACCTGCAAATATAGCCGTTCCAGAGCTGGGTTGGAGAACCAATCGGTCTAAAATGCTCTCGTACCTGGAAGGAGCCCAGGACCAGTTCCAGGGAGAGTCGGGCCCCTACACCCACATGTTCAGGTAAGAGGGCGAAGACCACATAGTGCACTCCAAACAGAGGGATGAGAAGAAGGGTGGATCTCGCCAGTCTCCTGCAGGGGGcaccagaggagagaaagagagagaaacatgagaagtgagagagagacaaacatgaGAAGTGAGACAGGAAGgggggagagataaagaggaaCTTCCTGGATCCACATTAATTATGCTACAATACACTGGGGAAGTTTGACCCTTTTGAAATCCTACCCAGTCACTCTATCAACATTTGGGGGGAACAGGGTGAGTCAAGCCAGTTGGTAAAATGAGCCAGCCCTTttattttgtgcatgctaccagTTCAGCGCTCATGAACGGTCAGTCAGTCTCACCTGTAGACCTGAAGTCCCTCACTTCCATTCTGGTCAGTGGCCTTGGTCTTCTGAATGATGATCCTACTAATGTTCACAAACACCACGAAGTTGATCTGTGGTTGAGTAAAACAGTGGTTTGATACCAAGTGTCATCCCTCTTATTGACTTCTCAGATAAGTCACAAGATTCATTAATGGACAGAGTGTTTTCTTGGTCTTACAAAGACAGATAAGAGGATGGGAGTTTTGATGATCCACCACAAGGCACTGTCAAGGTTGTCCCAGCATCTGTTGGGCAGAGAAGTTATAATGCTGGAATACTGTTGATTACAGTACTACACGATCACATTCAATATGTCAGTCTTCTCTTTTCTCGCCCTTGTTTGTGCCACTTTATTTGCCCTTTTCACGTACTTCCATAAAGGAATGTTGATACCAATACTTTCAGAAGTAGTACATCTAATTATGTCTAATGTAGACAACAAAATAACTATTCTAGTTATTCGCTAGCCTCACCCTTCATTGTCAAACTGACTCTTCAGCAGGGTCCAAATTATGATGGTCACTGAGGGAGTGCCTGGAAGAAATGGAATGTACagtcatataaacacacacaaatgcacagacgctcacaaacacaaatacacacacacacacaccttaccccAGCCTATGCCASTGTACAACCAGAAGAGTTTTCTCTTCTGCGCAAAGGTGAATACCAGCAGAGTTTGCAGGTACAAGCCCTCTACAAGAAGCCAGAAGAAGTTGGCCAAGACACAGTACTGGAAGAAAGTCACCGCTGCTTTACACTTTACCTAATGGATGGGAAACAAATTTCAATAACAACTACTTTTCTCACATATACAGTACTTAGACATTTAGATCTAGTAATTTTGACAGTCTGTGGCCACCGGTTCAACAAGTCAATAACAAAGGTTCTTTATACTTTTTATCTTTATACAGCATCTAATTATTTGTTATGCATTGTTGAAAACACATAGTAGTACAAGCAGAAGCCACAGAATTTGGAGAATGACCTTTCAAATCTAAACAGCGAGTGGTCTCAAGCCCCCTGGAATATCAAATGTGTATGATAACCAATCAGCGTGTTTGCTCAAAATCTGAGTGCATTATTACCCCTTAACATGCATTCTGAGTACAGGAAGTTTTGCATGACTCATCCTACAGCGAGAACATAAAGAGGCTCTCCTAGCTGCACAGGGTTCAGGCAATGATTCCCATGGACCCCCCCATGTTCTGGATTGAGTTTTTCATGAGACAAAAAGATGCTATTCACCTGCGCACCTGAGTCCTACAGATTGCTTTGGTACCTCTAGCACTGTGGATGCCATGGCATTCCTTCAAGCTGTTGTTCTGCTGATTCTGGTGACTACTTTTGCTGTTCTCAGATATTTATGCTTCAGGGTGCGTTGTAGACCAAAAATAAACACGAGTAACTGAAAGTGTAATGGGCATCTTTACATTGGTATGATGGGAATTCACCTCATCCCCCACAGATCT
It encodes:
- the ghrhr2 gene encoding growth hormone releasing hormone receptor 2; translation: MSSSYLGDIRTTHPECSIVLHLLEKEGECKLQMRNNKALSLSTPKNTTACLVEWDGVSCWPAALNGESLSVSCPLILLKPDSPPALITRNCTPQGWSKPSLPYYKACYFEDSSEEEEETGDKQNYFATVKIIYTVGYGVSLASLFIAILVFCIFRKLLCIRTSIHLNLFSTFILRGLAVFVKDAVLFADESMNHCTVSTVKCKAAVTFFQYCVLANFFWLLVEGLYLQTLLVFTFAQKRKLFWLYXGIGWGTPSVTIIIWTLLKSQFDNEGCWDNLDSALWWIIKTPILLSVFINFVVFVNISRIIIQKTKATDQNGSEGLQVYRRLARSTLLLIPLFGVHYVVFALLPEHVGVGARLSLELVLGSFQGFIVALLYCFLNGEVQNEIRKAMKGCRSQTENNVFNLATQDYVA